CCTGCCGGCCGAGATCAATCCGTTTCTAGGCTGCCGGGCCATCAGGTTCTGTCTTGACCGCCCTGATGTTTTCAAGGCCCAACTTCGGGCGCTTCTCCGCGCGAGCGCGGTGGGCAACGTGCGGATGATGTACCCGATGATTTCAGGCCTGCCGGAGCTTCGCCAGGCAAACGAGGTTCTCGACGTCTGCCGCCAGGAACTCCGCGCCGAAGGGACGCCGTTCGATGAAAACCTTGAGGTCGGCATCATGATCGAGGTGCCCAGCGCCGCCCTGGCAGCCGACGCCCTCGCCAAAGAGGTCGACTTTTTCAGCATCGGCACCAACGACCTCATCCAGTACACCATCGCCGTCGACCGGGTCAACGAACGAATCGCCCACCTTTATGAACCGACGCACCCGGCCATCATCCGTTTGATCGAGCTCACGGTGCAGGCAGCCCACAACGGCGGGATCTGGGTCGGTGTCTGCGGCGAGATGGCGGGTGAAATCTCGCTGACCCCGCTTCTCCTCGGGCTCGGTGTCGACGAGTTGAGTGCCAGTCCCGGCTTGGTGCCCCGGGTGAAAAAAGCGGTCCAGACGCTCAGCACCAAGGAGTGCCTGCGCCTGGTTGAGGACATCCGGTCGCTGAACTCAGCTTCGGAAATCCTTAAATGCTGTGAGGATGTCGCCCGCCGCCATTACGCCGAACTCCTGAGCTAGGGGATTTGTGAGGGCCGGGGCGATGGGCGATGGGCGACGAGCGATGAATTGGCTTAGCTTGCGCGTCTGATCCATCCTGTCGTTTATGCGCATTTCTACCCCTGCTCGAGTCGGCCTGATCGGTTGCGGCAACATTTCACCTGCTTATTTGCAGGCGAGCAGCCGCTTCCCGCAGCTCGAGGTCGTGCTTTGTGCCGACGCCGTCTTCGAAGCCGCCAAAAAACGTGAAAACGAATACGGCGTCCGGGCGGTTTCCGTTGACGAGGTGTTTTCCGATCCTTCCGTGGAGATCGTCCTCAGCCTGACGCCGCCGCAGAATCATGCCCCGATCATTCGCCGTGCGCTGGAAGCGGGGAAGCACGCGTACACTGAAAAGCCGCTGGCGCTGTCGACCGAGGAAGCGAAGCCCTTGCTCGCTTTGGCCCGGGAGCGTTCGCTTCGAATCGGTTGCGCTCCCGACACGGTTCTCGGCGGTGGAATTCAGAGCGCACGCAAGGCGGTCGATGACGGGTTGATCGGACGCCAGATCGGCGGCACCGCCTTCATGTTTTATGGGGGGCCCGAAAGCTGGCATCCGAATCCGGCCTTCTTTTATCAGCAGGGCGCAGGTCCGCTCTTCGACATGGGTCCGTATTAT
This DNA window, taken from Verrucomicrobiota bacterium, encodes the following:
- a CDS encoding Gfo/Idh/MocA family oxidoreductase — protein: MRISTPARVGLIGCGNISPAYLQASSRFPQLEVVLCADAVFEAAKKRENEYGVRAVSVDEVFSDPSVEIVLSLTPPQNHAPIIRRALEAGKHAYTEKPLALSTEEAKPLLALARERSLRIGCAPDTVLGGGIQSARKAVDDGLIGRQIGGTAFMFYGGPESWHPNPAFFYQQGAGPLFDMGPYYLTALVTLLGPIRRIFASGQITHQERIFGAGPRKGETFPVEVPTYIAALLLFESGCTVHLGISFDVPLHTHSHIELYGTEGTLVVPDPNRFSGNVRLARTGASWSDVAHSHGFGDRDWRGLGLAEMVEALRAGVPHRASADMAYHVLEVMEAIAAVAIGGGEKVIHSRCERPRAVKPLEPTYDLS